A genomic region of Streptomyces sp. NBC_00247 contains the following coding sequences:
- a CDS encoding Gfo/Idh/MocA family protein has translation MTTTATPLRIGLLGTGPWARRTHAPALAAHPGAELSGVWGRRHEAATALADAHGVRAFAGEDGLDALLAASDAVAVALPPDVQAPIAARAAAAGCHLLLDKPVATTAAGAHEVAEAAARSGVASVVFCTLRFAPETAAWITEQAALDGWFTARGQWLGALWAPGSTSEYAASPWRRDKGGLWDVGPHVLSVLLPVLGDVTELTAVRGPSDTVHLVLRHACGASSTATLGLGAPLGAVGTDIELRGEHGVANLPRWGGALDAFTGAVDALAEAVRTGEPHPCDVRFGARLTELLAEAEAQLGPAGPAVPAGS, from the coding sequence ATGACGACTACCGCGACCCCCCTGCGCATCGGACTGCTCGGCACCGGACCGTGGGCCCGCAGGACCCACGCCCCCGCCCTCGCCGCCCACCCCGGAGCCGAGTTGAGCGGGGTGTGGGGCCGCCGCCACGAAGCGGCGACCGCCCTGGCCGACGCGCACGGAGTCCGGGCCTTCGCCGGCGAGGACGGCCTGGACGCGCTGCTCGCCGCCAGCGACGCCGTCGCCGTCGCGCTGCCCCCGGACGTACAGGCCCCGATCGCCGCCCGGGCGGCCGCCGCCGGCTGCCACCTCCTGCTGGACAAGCCGGTCGCCACCACGGCGGCCGGCGCCCACGAGGTCGCCGAGGCAGCCGCCCGGTCCGGTGTCGCCTCCGTCGTCTTCTGCACCCTGCGCTTCGCCCCCGAGACCGCCGCCTGGATCACCGAACAGGCAGCGCTGGACGGCTGGTTCACCGCACGCGGCCAGTGGCTCGGCGCACTCTGGGCGCCCGGCTCCACCAGCGAGTACGCCGCCTCCCCGTGGCGCCGCGACAAGGGCGGCCTCTGGGACGTCGGCCCGCACGTCCTCTCGGTACTCCTCCCCGTCCTCGGCGACGTGACGGAACTGACAGCCGTCCGGGGCCCGTCCGACACCGTGCACCTGGTCCTCCGCCACGCCTGCGGAGCCTCCAGCACGGCGACCCTCGGCCTGGGCGCCCCGCTCGGGGCCGTCGGCACCGACATCGAACTGCGCGGCGAGCACGGCGTCGCGAACCTGCCCCGCTGGGGCGGCGCCCTGGACGCCTTCACCGGAGCGGTCGACGCGCTGGCCGAAGCCGTACGCACCGGGGAGCCGCACCCCTGCGACGTGCGTTTCGGGGCGCGCCTGACCGAACTGCTCGCGGAGGCCGAAGCGCAGCTCGGTCCGGCCGGCCCGGCGGTGCCCGCCGGATCGTGA
- a CDS encoding DUF6891 domain-containing protein: MLEIKVKTEGAETYTRPTADELTDLVLGIGGRKNRFLVVQRVPDRPGRFVQVWHEGDGPYELEYREGGPADHYRAEVPTPERVAEVMAGWARQDEGWDAGTGWESLGLPGPEPVPALEPGVLGRLEEAVRSELRGGFGTVETLTEWAADCLTRDGVSPVTPEQARAVVERLWLERVEEQESWTGVSDADRLENAFAVLGAAGLTARQNFTCCRSCGMDEVWAQDESARGFVFFPSQSTASAASGRGLTLYYGGFDDSEETTAATGHEVAAALREAGLDVEWDGDPSKAIDVPVPDWRKRLVG, encoded by the coding sequence ATGCTGGAGATCAAGGTGAAGACCGAGGGCGCGGAGACGTACACGCGCCCCACGGCCGACGAGTTGACGGATCTGGTGCTCGGGATCGGCGGGCGGAAGAACCGCTTCCTGGTGGTGCAGCGGGTGCCCGACCGGCCCGGACGGTTCGTGCAGGTCTGGCACGAGGGGGACGGCCCGTACGAGTTGGAGTACCGCGAGGGCGGACCCGCCGACCACTACCGCGCCGAGGTCCCCACTCCCGAGCGGGTCGCCGAGGTGATGGCCGGGTGGGCGCGGCAGGACGAGGGCTGGGACGCGGGGACGGGCTGGGAGTCCCTGGGGCTGCCCGGGCCCGAGCCCGTACCGGCTCTGGAACCCGGGGTCCTGGGACGGCTGGAGGAGGCCGTCAGGAGCGAACTGCGCGGCGGGTTCGGCACGGTGGAGACGCTGACCGAGTGGGCCGCCGACTGCCTGACGCGGGACGGGGTCTCACCGGTCACCCCGGAACAGGCACGGGCCGTCGTCGAGCGGCTCTGGCTGGAGCGGGTGGAGGAGCAGGAGAGCTGGACGGGGGTGAGCGACGCCGACCGGCTGGAGAACGCCTTCGCCGTACTGGGGGCCGCCGGCCTGACCGCCCGGCAGAACTTCACCTGTTGCCGTTCCTGCGGGATGGACGAGGTGTGGGCGCAGGACGAGTCGGCGCGGGGGTTCGTCTTCTTCCCCTCCCAGTCCACCGCGAGCGCGGCGTCGGGCCGCGGACTCACCCTGTACTACGGCGGGTTCGACGACTCCGAGGAAACCACCGCCGCGACGGGCCACGAGGTCGCCGCGGCGCTCCGGGAGGCCGGGCTGGACGTGGAGTGGGACGGCGATCCTTCGAAGGCCATCGACGTACCCGTGCCGGACTGGCGGAAGCGGCTGGTGGGCTGA
- the glnII gene encoding glutamine synthetase, translated as MTFKAEYIWIDGTEPTAKLRSKTRILADGAELPIWGFDGSSTNQAEGHASDRVLKPVFTCPDPIRGGDDVLVLCEVFNIDMTPHPTNTRAALRPVAERFASQEPIFGIEQEYTFFSGHRPLGFPEGGFPAAQGGYYCGVGSDEIFGRDIVEKHLDNCLKAGLGISGINAEVMPGQWEFQVGPLSPLEVSDQLWIARWLLYRTAEDFNVSATLDPKPVKGDWNGAGAHTNFSTKSMREGYDPIITACESLGEGSKPLDHVKNYGAGIDERLTGLHETAPWNEYSYGVSDRGASVRIPWQVEQDRKGYIEDRRPNANVDPYVVTRLIVDTCCTALEKADQG; from the coding sequence GTGACGTTCAAGGCTGAGTACATCTGGATAGACGGCACCGAGCCGACCGCCAAGCTGCGTTCGAAGACGCGCATCCTGGCCGACGGTGCGGAGCTGCCCATCTGGGGCTTCGACGGTTCGAGCACCAACCAGGCCGAGGGCCACGCCTCCGACCGGGTCCTGAAGCCCGTCTTCACCTGCCCGGACCCGATCCGCGGCGGCGACGACGTTCTCGTCCTGTGCGAGGTCTTCAACATCGACATGACGCCGCACCCGACCAACACCCGTGCCGCGCTGCGTCCGGTGGCCGAGCGCTTCGCCTCGCAGGAGCCGATCTTCGGCATCGAGCAGGAGTACACCTTCTTCTCGGGCCACCGTCCGCTCGGCTTCCCCGAGGGCGGCTTCCCGGCCGCGCAGGGCGGCTACTACTGCGGTGTCGGCTCCGACGAGATCTTCGGCCGCGACATCGTCGAGAAGCACCTCGACAACTGCCTCAAGGCCGGTCTCGGCATCTCCGGCATCAACGCCGAGGTCATGCCCGGCCAGTGGGAGTTCCAGGTCGGCCCGCTGTCCCCGCTGGAGGTCTCCGACCAGCTGTGGATCGCCCGCTGGCTGCTCTACCGCACCGCCGAGGACTTCAACGTCTCCGCCACCCTCGACCCGAAGCCGGTCAAGGGCGACTGGAACGGCGCCGGCGCGCACACCAACTTCTCCACCAAGTCGATGCGTGAGGGCTACGACCCGATCATCACCGCGTGCGAGTCGCTGGGCGAGGGCTCGAAGCCGCTCGACCACGTCAAGAACTACGGCGCCGGCATCGACGAGCGTCTGACCGGTCTGCACGAGACCGCCCCGTGGAACGAGTACAGCTACGGCGTCTCCGACCGCGGCGCCTCGGTCCGCATCCCGTGGCAGGTCGAGCAGGACCGGAAGGGCTACATCGAGGACCGTCGCCCGAACGCCAACGTCGACCCCTACGTCGTCACGCGGCTGATCGTCGACACCTGCTGCACCGCACTGGAGAAGGCCGACCAGGGCTGA
- a CDS encoding MBL fold metallo-hydrolase: MVRHSPVTSCHEVAPGVHRLGDEVVNFYLVEHPDGPVLVDAGLPGHLARLRRCLAAIGLALGDVHAVLLTHAHPDHTGLAAPLREAGARIWVHREDAPILARGPRSAMRLSKPERSLLPYLLRRPSAMGTPLHLARQGAFTAPPVPDPRTFDDDQHLCGVPGGPRAIALPGHTAGTTGFLFADRGLLFTGDALVTHDGMTGHTGPTLVCRGFTHDGEAARASLDRLEGLPPVLLLPGHGDPFAGGADAAVREARRNGLR; encoded by the coding sequence ATGGTCCGCCACTCCCCCGTCACCTCCTGCCACGAGGTCGCTCCCGGCGTGCACCGCCTGGGCGACGAGGTGGTCAACTTCTATCTGGTCGAACACCCCGACGGGCCGGTGCTGGTGGATGCCGGACTTCCCGGCCATCTCGCCCGGTTGCGGAGGTGCCTCGCGGCGATCGGTCTCGCACTCGGCGACGTACACGCCGTGCTGCTGACCCATGCCCACCCCGACCACACCGGCCTGGCTGCCCCGCTCCGGGAGGCCGGCGCACGGATCTGGGTCCACCGGGAGGACGCGCCGATCCTCGCGCGAGGTCCACGCAGCGCGATGCGCCTGTCCAAGCCGGAGCGCTCCCTGCTGCCCTACCTGCTGCGCAGGCCCTCGGCGATGGGTACCCCGCTGCACCTGGCCCGGCAGGGGGCGTTCACCGCTCCACCGGTGCCGGACCCCCGGACCTTCGACGACGACCAGCACCTCTGCGGGGTTCCCGGCGGGCCGCGGGCCATTGCCCTCCCCGGCCACACCGCCGGCACCACCGGCTTCCTGTTCGCCGACCGGGGCCTGCTCTTCACGGGCGACGCGCTGGTCACCCACGACGGGATGACCGGGCACACCGGTCCCACCCTGGTCTGCCGGGGCTTCACCCATGACGGCGAGGCCGCACGGGCCTCGCTCGACCGCCTGGAAGGCCTGCCCCCGGTCCTCCTGCTGCCCGGCCACGGCGACCCCTTCGCCGGCGGAGCCGACGCCGCCGTCCGCGAGGCCCGGCGGAACGGGCTGCGCTGA
- a CDS encoding response regulator transcription factor: MRVVLAEDLFLLRDGLVRLLEAYGFEVVAAVATGPELTRAFAEERPDVAVVDVRLPPSLTDEGLQCALAARRERPGLPVLVLSQHVEQLYARELLADGNGGIGYLLKDRVFDADQFVDAVRRVAAGGTAMDPQVISQLLTRRSRDEPMGGLTPREREVMELMAQGRTNAAIAAQLVVTERAIAKHTSNIFGKLGLAQSDDDNRRVLAVLAYLDRGERGGRPA, translated from the coding sequence GTGCGCGTTGTCCTAGCCGAAGACCTCTTCCTGCTCCGCGACGGACTGGTGCGGCTCCTGGAGGCGTACGGCTTCGAGGTGGTGGCCGCCGTCGCGACCGGTCCCGAACTGACCAGGGCCTTCGCCGAGGAACGGCCGGACGTCGCGGTGGTCGACGTCCGGCTGCCGCCGTCCCTCACCGACGAAGGGCTCCAGTGCGCGCTGGCGGCGCGCAGGGAACGCCCGGGGCTACCGGTCCTCGTCCTCTCCCAGCACGTGGAACAGTTGTACGCGCGGGAGTTGCTGGCGGACGGGAACGGCGGCATCGGCTATCTGCTGAAGGACCGGGTCTTCGACGCGGACCAGTTCGTCGACGCGGTGCGCCGGGTCGCGGCCGGAGGCACGGCGATGGACCCCCAGGTGATCTCACAACTGCTCACGCGGCGGTCCCGGGACGAGCCGATGGGCGGGCTGACCCCCCGGGAGCGGGAGGTCATGGAGCTGATGGCGCAGGGCCGTACGAACGCGGCCATCGCGGCACAACTGGTGGTCACCGAACGGGCCATCGCCAAGCACACCTCGAACATCTTCGGAAAGCTGGGGCTGGCCCAGTCCGACGACGACAACCGCCGGGTCCTCGCGGTGCTCGCGTACTTGGACCGGGGGGAGCGGGGCGGCCGGCCGGCGTGA
- a CDS encoding ArsC/Spx/MgsR family protein codes for MEIWINPQCSKCRSAVSLLDAQGASYTVRRYLEDVPSPDEIRAVLDRLGLEPWDITRTGEAVAKELGIGSWPREAAERDRWIAALCAEPALIQRPIITAEDGTAVVARTEDAVRDALGRR; via the coding sequence ATGGAGATCTGGATCAATCCGCAGTGCTCGAAGTGCCGGAGCGCCGTCTCGCTGCTGGACGCCCAGGGGGCGTCCTACACCGTGCGCAGGTATCTGGAGGACGTGCCGTCACCGGACGAGATCCGGGCGGTGCTGGACCGGCTCGGGCTGGAGCCGTGGGACATCACCCGGACCGGGGAGGCCGTCGCGAAGGAGCTGGGGATCGGTTCGTGGCCCCGGGAGGCGGCGGAGCGCGACCGCTGGATCGCGGCGCTCTGTGCCGAACCGGCGCTGATCCAGCGGCCGATCATCACCGCCGAGGACGGTACCGCCGTGGTGGCGCGCACGGAGGACGCGGTACGGGACGCGCTGGGGCGCCGCTGA
- a CDS encoding winged helix-turn-helix domain-containing protein, which translates to MANARTFSASAATAASAAPAAATTTARTLTPNRRLRAVDRDDVVRLTDMADLLPPGATWLPAPQHSLPTLPGRPPMIGYLVLVPADQQAALAGAFTDAQPFAAGPLPQGVLAPQAVVREAPAAPAPDGPVLIDSTRRIASVDGVALDLTYLEFELLAHLVAHPHRVHTRDQLVTTVWGYGHVGDGRTVDVHVARLRRKLGTQHRHSIQTVRRVGYKYAP; encoded by the coding sequence ATGGCGAACGCCCGTACTTTCTCCGCCTCCGCCGCCACCGCGGCATCGGCGGCCCCCGCTGCGGCCACCACCACCGCCCGCACTCTCACCCCCAACCGCCGGCTCCGTGCGGTCGACCGCGACGACGTCGTCCGGCTCACCGACATGGCCGACCTGCTGCCGCCGGGAGCCACGTGGCTGCCCGCGCCCCAGCATTCCCTTCCCACCCTTCCGGGACGGCCGCCGATGATCGGCTACCTCGTCCTCGTCCCGGCCGACCAGCAGGCCGCCCTCGCCGGCGCGTTCACCGACGCCCAGCCCTTCGCCGCCGGACCGCTCCCGCAGGGGGTGCTCGCCCCGCAGGCCGTGGTGCGCGAGGCTCCCGCCGCTCCCGCGCCGGACGGTCCGGTGCTCATCGACTCCACCCGGCGCATCGCGAGCGTGGACGGCGTGGCGCTCGACCTCACCTACCTGGAGTTCGAGCTCCTCGCCCACCTCGTCGCCCACCCCCACCGGGTGCACACCCGGGACCAGTTGGTGACGACCGTCTGGGGTTACGGTCACGTCGGCGACGGCCGCACGGTCGACGTCCACGTCGCCCGGCTGCGCCGCAAGCTCGGCACCCAGCACCGCCACTCGATCCAGACCGTGCGTCGGGTGGGTTACAAGTACGCTCCCTGA
- a CDS encoding TetR/AcrR family transcriptional regulator: MPPTRRPYDSGARRAAALRNRAAVLTACRDLLLRDGYRATTIRAVAQGAGVSPETVYKTFGGKPGLLKALWDSTLAGDDEPVSMAERPALRGVWNTRDPHTKLRLYAAFVRGVHERTAPLSALLAQAGPEAGQILATGEAERLTGITAFLAHLADQGVLGPGAEPRRTADACWALTGPHLFTQLTAGRGWSADDYQDWLAGILAATLLRPS; this comes from the coding sequence GTGCCACCCACCCGCAGGCCGTACGACTCCGGCGCCCGCCGGGCCGCCGCACTGCGCAACCGCGCCGCGGTCCTGACCGCATGCCGCGACCTGCTGCTGCGCGACGGCTACCGGGCCACCACGATCCGGGCGGTGGCCCAGGGCGCCGGGGTGTCCCCCGAGACCGTCTACAAGACGTTCGGCGGCAAGCCCGGTCTGCTCAAGGCCCTGTGGGACAGCACCCTCGCGGGGGACGACGAACCCGTGAGCATGGCCGAGCGCCCCGCGCTGCGGGGGGTCTGGAACACCCGGGACCCGCACACCAAACTGCGCCTGTACGCCGCCTTCGTACGAGGCGTCCACGAACGGACCGCCCCCCTGTCGGCGCTGCTCGCCCAAGCGGGCCCGGAAGCCGGGCAGATCCTCGCCACCGGCGAGGCCGAACGGCTGACCGGGATCACCGCCTTCCTCGCCCACCTCGCCGACCAGGGGGTCCTCGGTCCCGGCGCGGAGCCCCGGCGGACGGCCGACGCCTGCTGGGCCCTGACCGGGCCCCACCTGTTCACCCAACTCACCGCGGGCCGGGGATGGAGCGCGGACGACTACCAGGACTGGCTGGCAGGCATCCTCGCCGCCACGCTCCTGCGTCCCTCGTGA
- a CDS encoding sensor histidine kinase — translation MSRTISRFREATGAAGRGLALAVAGLPGSLALFVATVLSVAFVLLGVGFLTTPYVLEQVRRHANRRRLLAATWSDVRIPVPYRPLPTSLRTGFTGQVERTLLMLKDPATRRDVQWLFTDMTAGFVLAIVPATLLVWWLEGVVLVAGLWHVFRDDPYWYGFVPVDSPATAVAALALGLLVFHAGLWVAKPMLRLHFVLARAVLSPTPEELARRIERLTETRHEAVDSAASELRRIERDLHDGAQARLVAMGMSLGAIEALIERDPEQAKRMLAATRASSAEALTELRDLVRGIHPPVLAERGLGDAVKALAMRLPLESEVSVDLPGRPDAPVESAAYFAVSEALTNVAKHSGADRVWVDVHHADGMLRVSVTDDGRGGAAVGGGTTDGAGAAVGGGSGLRGIERRLGTFDGVLAVSSPVGGPTLVTLEIPCALS, via the coding sequence ATGAGCAGGACGATCAGCCGTTTCAGGGAAGCGACGGGGGCCGCGGGACGCGGGCTGGCGCTGGCGGTGGCGGGTCTGCCCGGCTCGCTCGCCCTCTTCGTCGCGACGGTGCTCTCCGTCGCGTTCGTCCTGCTCGGGGTCGGGTTCCTCACCACTCCGTACGTGCTGGAGCAGGTGCGCCGGCACGCGAACCGGCGCAGGCTCCTCGCGGCGACCTGGTCCGACGTGCGGATACCGGTCCCGTACCGGCCCCTTCCCACGAGCCTGCGCACCGGCTTCACCGGGCAGGTGGAGCGCACCCTCCTGATGCTGAAGGACCCGGCCACCCGGCGGGACGTCCAGTGGCTGTTCACCGACATGACCGCGGGCTTCGTGCTGGCGATCGTCCCTGCCACGCTGCTGGTCTGGTGGCTGGAGGGGGTGGTCCTCGTCGCCGGTCTCTGGCACGTCTTCCGCGACGACCCCTACTGGTACGGCTTCGTCCCCGTGGACAGCCCGGCCACGGCGGTCGCGGCGCTCGCACTGGGCCTGCTCGTCTTCCACGCCGGTCTGTGGGTGGCCAAGCCGATGCTGCGGCTGCACTTCGTGCTGGCCCGCGCGGTCCTCTCGCCCACCCCGGAGGAGCTGGCCCGGCGCATCGAGCGGCTGACGGAGACACGGCACGAGGCGGTGGACTCGGCGGCCTCGGAGTTGCGGCGCATCGAACGGGACCTGCACGACGGGGCGCAGGCCCGGCTGGTCGCCATGGGGATGAGCCTCGGGGCGATCGAGGCGCTGATCGAGAGGGACCCGGAGCAGGCGAAGCGGATGCTGGCGGCGACCCGGGCCTCCTCGGCCGAGGCCCTCACCGAACTGCGCGACCTCGTCCGGGGCATCCATCCGCCGGTGCTCGCCGAGCGGGGCCTCGGGGACGCGGTGAAGGCCCTGGCCATGCGGCTGCCCCTGGAGTCCGAGGTGTCGGTGGATCTGCCGGGGCGGCCGGACGCGCCGGTGGAGTCGGCCGCGTACTTCGCGGTGAGCGAGGCGCTGACGAACGTGGCGAAGCATTCGGGTGCCGACCGCGTCTGGGTGGACGTCCACCACGCGGACGGGATGCTCAGGGTCTCGGTGACGGACGACGGCCGGGGAGGGGCGGCGGTCGGCGGCGGGACGACGGACGGCGCAGGGGCGGCGGTCGGCGGCGGTTCGGGGCTGAGGGGGATCGAACGGCGGCTCGGTACGTTCGACGGCGTACTGGCCGTCAGCAGCCCCGTCGGCGGCCCCACCCTGGTGACCCTGGAGATCCCGTGCGCGTTGTCCTAG